The sequence below is a genomic window from Lampris incognitus isolate fLamInc1 chromosome 18, fLamInc1.hap2, whole genome shotgun sequence.
TAGTGGTAAACCATCATGTCAAAATATGTTGCCGGTGTTATTAGGTAGCTGGTTACGGTAACGTTATCTCCTCTGCACAAATGTTACTCCtctgttttgtttatatatatatgcaaggaggcaaaaaaaaacaaacccaaaacagAAACACCCATTTGTCACAGTTAGCCATGTTTTGTGTTTACGTTTGGCATTGTGCACGTGGAACGCTTGGAGGTCGAAAATAGGAAATTTCAACTGGGAAATTCCGACCTCGGACTTTGAATGGAACGCAGCAAAAGGGTACGGTTAAGACTATCAGACATGTAAACATGCTCAAAAAGAGCGAAGGTCACAGAGACAAAGACTAATACAGTACCCTGggttaacacaaccacacaaaaaAAGGCTACATCTGTGAGCCATTCCTCAGAAATGTGACACAAACACACTAatttaaaataataacaataaaataagataaatataaaTAAGTTAACAGTGCTGTTGTGGGAAGATGGGAAGACATTCACAGTTGCACGTAGTTATCGTTGAGAGGCATTAATCCCGGTGTCACAGGCAGCGGCATTGGGACTTCAGATGGTGTAACACTCTTTTTGACCAATCGCAGAAGCTTCGCAGCTGCTCTGACACCTCGATGGAGAACCTGACCACGTCGAAGGACGTGGATGCAGGCGGGAAAGAGGGAGTGGGAGGCTGAAGAATCTCCACGTTGTTCTGAAAACACAGGGTGATGGTTTGTTAAAAGCACACAAAGCAAAAAGTTCTGCTGTGGTAAAAAATTTGTGTGACCTTGTTGAGTCAGGTTTAGATCTCGTGCCTTTAAGGGTTTCCCGTCATTTGTGAATATATTATGATTGATTTTGCTGCAGATATTGTGCTTTGTTTGGTTCAGGCCTTTTCTGTTTAACGCTTTGTAAAATGTTGGTGTCAGCCAAACTAgatgcttttttcttttctttacaaGAACAACTGACGTAACGcccaaatgtagcgaattccagggggcagccgggacgcgaacccaggtctcccacaccacgggcgactacgttgaccagtcaactaaagggtccgacccattagctggTGAGTCTAGCCATTCGGGgttattacactacccccctccttcgggaagcacatccctctgggcgcacgcgcttccgatggcctcacagtctcaccatcctgtttctgacaccaatgtagtgaattcagggggcagccaggacgtgaacctggggtcttccgcaccacgggtgactatgttaaccagtagACTAAAGGGTCCGTAGCGTAACAATcacgaatgagtagactcgctggcTGATTGGCTAACGGGgtggaccctttagttggctggttagcgcagttgcccatggtgcggaCAACCCGGGTTcgtttcccggctgccccctgaattcgctatattggtgtcagaagtgggatggtgagaccgtgaggccatcagaagtgcatgcgtccagaggtgtgagggagctgatatgcttaagagCAGGGGCACGCTTCCTgaagtctgacccattagcccatggctaatgggtcggaccctttagtcgactggttaatgtagtcacccgtggtgcgggaaacccAGGATGTGAACCtgtgaccgctatgctacctggacgccccgggtCTTTTCATTTTACATTTTTTACTTTCTTCACAGTCAAGGCACTTAATTTAAGGGACCGACTGGCTGATTTGAACTTCTTCCGGGCTCTCATCAAAGACATGCGTactagggttgatactcctgtctgtgtccctgaccaaggcaataggaagaaataactggagttggtccccgagtgctgcacggCGCCTGCCCACTGCTCTGAGCTGCACAGCTGGGATGGGGTAACatgaatttcgttgtatgtatgtacaatgacaaagtgtGTTCGATTCTATTCTTGCCTAACATAAATGTACTTGTTGTCAAGACAGCATCATTAAGCCAAAATTAAAAGTTGGTTGTGTAGTATAGCATGTGTTTGCATTCCTCtgatttcatgttttttttttatgtaccaTCTTAAATCCTTGTTAGTGCAGTGTTTCTTTGTAAATTTAGGTATACCAGTGTACCCAATATGCCAGACTGAACACGCATGGGCCTGTGTCCTTCCACGCTTGTTTGTTTATCTTATTTTGAATGCTTCCGGGCCCCCCCCCCTTGTAACCCTGTGTTAACGTCACAGTGTTATGAACGATGGGTAATTCCCTCAGGCAAAGTCTGCAGAAATGCAGACTTACGGAAGGTGTGCATAAAGCGCTCAAAGTGTCTGCGAGAGAGCCCTCGTGTAGTCGGCGATTTGGCAGTGGGACATCCCTAAACCCTCACGGATTTAGCGGTAACACACCTCAAACTCTTGAGTCAGTGAGTGTGGACATTGGGGATTGGTCCTTACTCTCAAAAAGCCTTCGTACCTGCTTAAGTGCAGTGCTGAGGAGGCCAGAGACGTGTTGTAGGTATATGCTAGCGCCCTCTAAAGTATTGGGGGCATACTCCAGGCTGAACTTCTCCCTGGCTGTTTTTAACCATTCCGTATGCAGCTCGAAGGCCCTCACATCCAAATACAGCTGGGAGAGAGCCTCAGCAGgctggggggggcagacagataaACAAATGGGTAAATAAATGCATAGATAGATGCATGCATACAGAAAATTGACTTTACTGGTTATAAAAATGGCTTGAGAGggcttcaaaaaaaaaatcaaatattctGCAAAAACAGACTGCTGCGATGTGATTTCAGTTCCCTCAGGTGGATATGTACCTTCACTGAATAGAGATGGGCAGCAGCGTGGTCCATTTTAGGGAGGTGATCCAGTTTGTAGTCGGATAACTTGAAGATATTGAGTTCACTCTCCGTCTGTGTAGAGCAGTTTGACAAGGTTAATTTTCACATACAGTTTTCCTCAGGCCATTAACTACCTGCCAAGGTAATGATAGTAAATAAATCAGTGACCCTCTATGTTATGATTACTGCATAGCAAATTTATTACTACAATTACTTTATATACTACGACTATGATATGATACTGTGTAGTACCGGTTGGTAAAACTCAAGGTTTatgtggataaaagcatctgctaagtgTGTCAGTAAGTCCATATTGTTTCAGACAGGGTCCTTTGGAAGCTCACCAAGCCGTGGAGCGTTCTGGACAGCTGCTGCAGTCTTCCCATATGCCTGATCATTGATTCAAATCTGGCACAGTTTGGACAATGGTGGGTGGGGAGAGACGCTGAATGAA
It includes:
- the il11b gene encoding uncharacterized protein il11b; amino-acid sequence: MKIFQDSAPIFFHLLLLLQLFVHSASLPTHHCPNCARFESMIRHMGRLQQLSRTLHGLTESELNIFKLSDYKLDHLPKMDHAAAHLYSVKPAEALSQLYLDVRAFELHTEWLKTAREKFSLEYAPNTLEGASIYLQHVSGLLSTALKQNNVEILQPPTPSFPPASTSFDVVRFSIEVSEQLRSFCDWSKRVLHHLKSQCRCL